The following coding sequences lie in one Bifidobacterium sp. ESL0690 genomic window:
- a CDS encoding histidine phosphatase family protein produces MLLHLHLVRHGQTYFNRYNRLQGWSNSPLTESGIADADKAGAKLKDLDFAAAYCSDTTRAEQTAARILDINEQNGHTRPKLVADMHFREQFYGYFEGQDMNMAWWAAGAPHGAKTYNQIVEKYGLKGSRDFLKEADPFHDAESDEEYWKRIEGGFALIAANAGLKDGDDVLQISHGNTLLSLMHRFAGPGYDLSERPANGSVTTLDFDTSKPIENAVTVVAYNQ; encoded by the coding sequence ATGTTGTTGCATCTTCATCTGGTCCGCCATGGGCAGACCTATTTCAATCGCTATAACCGTTTGCAGGGCTGGTCGAATTCCCCACTCACCGAATCCGGTATCGCCGACGCCGACAAAGCCGGAGCGAAACTCAAGGATCTTGACTTTGCCGCCGCCTATTGTTCAGACACCACCCGTGCCGAGCAGACAGCCGCACGCATCCTCGATATCAATGAACAGAACGGGCATACGCGCCCGAAGTTGGTCGCCGACATGCATTTCCGCGAACAGTTCTATGGCTATTTCGAAGGCCAGGATATGAATATGGCATGGTGGGCCGCCGGTGCCCCGCACGGTGCCAAGACCTACAACCAGATTGTCGAGAAATACGGTCTCAAAGGCTCGAGGGATTTTCTAAAGGAAGCCGATCCCTTCCATGACGCCGAAAGTGATGAGGAATATTGGAAGCGTATCGAAGGCGGATTTGCGCTGATTGCCGCGAACGCCGGGCTCAAGGACGGCGACGATGTGCTCCAGATTTCGCACGGCAACACGCTTTTAAGCCTCATGCACCGTTTCGCCGGCCCAGGCTACGATCTTTCCGAGCGACCTGCGAACGGCAGCGTCACAACGCTCGATTTCGACACTAGCAAGCCCATCGAAAACGCGGTGACGGTCGTCGCTTACAATCAGTGA
- a CDS encoding DUF948 domain-containing protein, whose translation MSIGDIAGLIAAIAFAVLAGFLIYPLIRLGKLFDQLAQTVKDSGDHAIPALDEGVTTVRQVNKSLEDVNKISSAASTTAGNIGALTDLYGSFLGKPVIKLASSFYALKSTAQSFMRQRSAEQAGNSAMKPKATAAKPKGGKE comes from the coding sequence ATGAGTATTGGGGACATCGCAGGGCTTATCGCCGCCATAGCATTCGCTGTGCTGGCAGGGTTCCTCATCTATCCGCTCATCAGGTTGGGCAAGCTGTTCGACCAGCTTGCGCAGACCGTCAAGGATTCCGGCGACCATGCCATTCCGGCGCTGGACGAGGGCGTGACCACAGTGCGTCAGGTCAACAAGTCGCTTGAGGATGTCAACAAGATCTCCTCGGCCGCTTCCACGACCGCCGGCAACATTGGCGCGCTGACTGATCTCTACGGTTCGTTCCTGGGCAAGCCGGTTATCAAACTGGCATCGTCGTTCTACGCCCTGAAATCCACCGCGCAAAGCTTCATGCGTCAGAGAAGCGCGGAGCAGGCCGGGAATAGCGCTATGAAACCCAAAGCCACTGCAGCGAAGCCGAAAGGCGGCAAGGAGTAA
- the alaS gene encoding alanine--tRNA ligase, whose translation MRTSEIASRFQTYFEKQGHLVLPSASLISPNPTTLFTIAGMVPFIPYLLGEQTPPSKRVTSNQKCVRTLDIDEVGKTTRHGTFFQMLGNFSFGDYFKAEAIHYAWELLTTPQDKGGLGFDPETLWVTTYTDDDEARSLWVNEGMDPEHMEILGMEDNFWTTGGPGPGGPCSEIYVDRGPKYGKEGGPSADDNRYIEIWDLVFENYAVDNVKSKTDLHIVGELEHKNIDTGAGLERVAYLLQGKQNIYETDEIYPVIEAAEKISGHKYGEDQESDVRFRVVADHVRSALMIMSDGVRPSNVGRGYVLRRLLRRTVRSMKMLGVNEPVLPTLFPVSKDAMVRSYPELNDTFHDVSEAAYGEEDAFRRTLENGTTILDTAVKKAKKSENGEVSGKDAFTLHDTYGFPIELTLEIAGEQGVKVDKKGFEELMDEQKSRARADALKKRHNVDVSVYDDFKKTLEKPIEFLGYKDHSSRSTILGIFEEGKGSVQSVEGPANVEIVLDRTPFYAEQGGQLADEGEMISDDGAVLEVDDVQKPIKDLIVHSCRLTEGKLSVGEKVNATIDEERRRGLARSHTATHMLHKALREVLGEQATQRGSLVAPDYLHFDFQWPTAMTREEIDQVEARVVQRACDDLPVTMVEMDYKEALKLGSMHLFGEKYGDRVRVVTIGEDAWSRELCGGTHLDATGKIGEFVITSESSVGSGVRRIEAFMGKKAYEFNDKQHKTVSGLADELKVRPEELRERVLALESKLKEADQHLNSLYESQLEAAVPALIAQAEADDNAPVELVASNVGHFGSFDALRKTVMDIRAKIGDKKSAVIALSGVNEQGKPMVAVATNDDARKAGYKAGDLVRVASKVLGGGGGGKPDFAQGGGADASKIDEALKALRQAVRKD comes from the coding sequence ATGCGCACCTCTGAAATCGCCAGCCGGTTCCAAACCTATTTCGAGAAGCAAGGCCATCTGGTCCTTCCCTCGGCGTCATTGATTTCGCCAAACCCGACGACGCTCTTTACCATCGCCGGCATGGTGCCGTTCATTCCCTACCTTTTGGGCGAGCAGACCCCGCCGAGCAAGCGCGTGACCTCGAACCAGAAGTGCGTGCGCACACTCGACATTGATGAGGTCGGCAAGACCACCCGTCACGGCACCTTCTTCCAGATGCTCGGCAACTTCTCCTTCGGTGACTACTTCAAGGCCGAAGCGATTCATTACGCTTGGGAACTCTTGACCACTCCTCAAGACAAGGGTGGCTTGGGCTTCGACCCGGAAACGCTGTGGGTCACCACTTACACCGACGACGATGAGGCGCGCTCCCTGTGGGTCAACGAGGGCATGGACCCGGAGCACATGGAGATCCTTGGTATGGAAGACAACTTCTGGACCACCGGCGGCCCCGGCCCCGGCGGCCCCTGCTCCGAGATCTACGTCGACCGTGGACCGAAGTACGGCAAGGAAGGCGGTCCCAGTGCCGATGACAACCGTTACATCGAGATCTGGGACCTGGTCTTCGAAAACTATGCTGTCGACAACGTCAAGTCCAAAACCGACCTGCACATCGTCGGCGAGCTCGAGCATAAGAACATTGATACCGGGGCGGGCCTCGAGCGCGTGGCCTACCTGCTGCAGGGCAAGCAGAATATTTACGAGACCGATGAAATCTATCCGGTCATCGAAGCCGCTGAGAAGATCTCCGGACACAAGTACGGCGAGGATCAGGAATCGGATGTCCGCTTCCGTGTCGTGGCCGACCACGTGCGTTCCGCGCTGATGATCATGAGCGACGGTGTGCGCCCGAGCAACGTCGGCCGTGGCTACGTGCTCCGCCGTTTGCTGCGCCGGACCGTGCGCTCAATGAAGATGCTCGGCGTCAACGAACCCGTGCTGCCCACTTTGTTCCCAGTTTCTAAAGACGCGATGGTGCGCAGCTATCCGGAGCTTAACGATACGTTCCATGACGTCTCCGAAGCCGCTTACGGCGAAGAGGACGCCTTCCGCCGCACGCTCGAGAACGGCACTACCATCCTCGACACGGCCGTCAAGAAGGCCAAGAAGTCCGAAAACGGCGAAGTTTCCGGCAAGGATGCCTTCACGTTGCACGATACCTATGGCTTCCCGATCGAGCTTACGCTTGAGATCGCCGGTGAGCAGGGCGTCAAGGTTGATAAGAAGGGCTTTGAGGAGCTGATGGACGAGCAGAAGTCTCGTGCCCGCGCCGACGCGCTGAAGAAGCGTCACAACGTGGACGTCAGTGTTTACGACGATTTCAAGAAGACGCTTGAAAAGCCAATCGAATTCCTTGGCTACAAGGACCATTCCAGCCGTTCCACCATCCTCGGCATCTTCGAGGAAGGCAAGGGCAGCGTGCAAAGTGTCGAAGGCCCTGCCAATGTCGAAATCGTACTCGATCGCACTCCGTTCTATGCGGAGCAGGGCGGTCAGCTGGCCGACGAAGGCGAGATGATTTCCGACGATGGCGCGGTGCTCGAGGTTGATGACGTGCAGAAGCCCATTAAGGACCTCATCGTGCACAGCTGCCGTTTGACGGAAGGCAAGCTCAGTGTCGGTGAGAAGGTCAATGCCACCATCGACGAGGAACGTCGCCGTGGCCTGGCCCGTTCCCACACCGCCACTCACATGCTGCACAAGGCCCTGCGTGAGGTGCTCGGCGAGCAAGCTACCCAGCGTGGTTCGCTTGTGGCTCCTGACTACCTGCACTTCGACTTCCAGTGGCCCACTGCCATGACCCGCGAGGAAATCGACCAGGTCGAAGCCCGCGTGGTGCAACGCGCATGCGACGACTTGCCGGTTACGATGGTCGAGATGGATTACAAGGAAGCTTTGAAGCTTGGTTCCATGCACCTGTTCGGCGAGAAATATGGCGACCGCGTGCGCGTGGTGACCATCGGTGAGGATGCCTGGAGCCGTGAGCTTTGCGGTGGCACCCACCTCGATGCCACCGGCAAGATCGGTGAGTTCGTCATCACTTCCGAGTCTTCCGTGGGTTCCGGCGTCCGTCGTATCGAAGCGTTCATGGGCAAGAAGGCTTACGAATTCAACGACAAGCAGCACAAGACCGTCTCTGGACTGGCCGACGAACTCAAGGTTCGTCCGGAAGAGCTGCGCGAGCGTGTGCTCGCCCTCGAAAGCAAGCTCAAGGAAGCCGACCAGCACCTGAACTCGCTTTATGAATCGCAGCTTGAGGCTGCAGTGCCAGCGTTGATTGCCCAAGCGGAAGCCGATGACAACGCTCCGGTGGAACTGGTAGCTTCCAATGTCGGTCACTTTGGCTCCTTCGACGCGCTACGCAAGACCGTGATGGATATCCGTGCCAAGATCGGCGACAAGAAGTCCGCGGTCATCGCGCTTTCTGGCGTCAACGAACAAGGCAAGCCGATGGTGGCGGTGGCTACTAACGACGACGCTCGCAAAGCAGGTTACAAGGCCGGAGATCTCGTGCGCGTGGCTTCCAAGGTGCTCGGCGGCGGTGGCGGCGGCAAACCGGATTTCGCCCAAGGCGGCGGAGCCGATGCCTCCAAGATCGACGAGGCGCTGAAAGCCCTGCGTCAGGCCGTTCGCAAGGACTGA
- the ruvX gene encoding Holliday junction resolvase RuvX gives MTWLGVDLGDARVGLALSDPELSFAHPEGNIQAYGDSFRTLDEVVDFIDDHTDIDKVVVGLPLLLSGEAGKSAKKAKRWAANLAKRLEAAVQSEDYKLDDVPEIVLQDERLTTVSAHHQLSQASVQSRNHRPVVDQQSAVVILQSALDRRN, from the coding sequence ATGACATGGCTGGGCGTGGATTTGGGAGACGCCAGGGTCGGCTTGGCTCTAAGCGACCCTGAGCTCTCCTTCGCCCACCCCGAAGGCAATATCCAAGCCTACGGTGATTCCTTCCGCACGCTTGATGAGGTCGTAGACTTCATCGATGACCATACCGATATCGATAAGGTCGTTGTGGGACTGCCGCTGCTCTTGAGTGGAGAAGCCGGAAAAAGCGCCAAAAAAGCCAAGCGCTGGGCCGCAAACCTTGCCAAACGGCTCGAAGCGGCCGTCCAGAGCGAAGATTATAAATTAGACGATGTTCCTGAAATTGTATTGCAGGACGAACGTCTCACCACGGTGAGCGCGCACCATCAGCTGAGCCAGGCCAGCGTCCAGAGCAGAAATCACAGGCCGGTGGTCGACCAACAGTCGGCGGTGGTCATCCTTCAGTCGGCGTTGGACCGACGTAACTGA